One genomic region from Saccharomyces cerevisiae S288C chromosome XI, complete sequence encodes:
- the RSM22 gene encoding tRNA methyltransferase RSM22 (Mitochondrial ribosomal protein of the small subunit; also predicted to be an S-adenosylmethionine-dependent RNA methyltransferase): MMKRCFSILPQNVRFSSKFTSLNLPKLDLADFIDSNKRGINVLPSYRDETASTTQATNSKELRLLSKTLQGQSYRDQLELNPDVSKAINNNIMAVHIPNNLRRVATNYYKEIQEPNSLHRPCRTKMEVDAHIASIFLQNYGSIFQSLKELQKRVGPDNFKPQRILDVGYGPATGIVALNDILGPNYRPDLKDAVILGNAEMQERAKIILSRQLNEVVDTVEENVSTEKEQETDRRNKNFQEDEHIGEVMTKKINIMTNLRSSIPASKEYDLIILTHQLLHDGNQFPIQVDENIEHYLNILAPGGHIVIIERGNPMGFEIIARARQITLRPENFPDEFGKIPRPWSRGVTVRGKKDAELGNISSNYFLKVIAPCPHQRKCPLQVGNPNFYTHKEGKDLKFCNFQKSIKRPKFSIELKKGKLLATSWDGSQGNASRLKGTGRRNGRDYEILNYSYLIFERSHKDENTLKEIKKLRNENVNGKYDIGSLGDDTQNSWPRIINDPVKRKGHVMMDLCAPSGELEKWTVSRSFSKQIYHDARKSKKGDLWASAAKTQIKGLGDLNVKKFHKLEKERIKQLKKEERQKARKAMESYNELEDSLQFDDHQFSNFEVMKKLSTFHGNDFLQHVNRK; this comes from the coding sequence atgatgaaaagatGCTTCAGTATCCTACCACAAAATGTCCGGTTCAGCTCAAAGTTCACAAGTTTAAACTTACCAAAGTTAGATTTGGCGGATTTTATAGACTCAAATAAAAGAGGAATCAATGTTCTTCCGTCGTACAGAGATGAAACCGCTAGCACCACTCAAGCAACTAATTCTAAAGAGCTCAGATTACTTTCCAAAACACTTCAGGGCCAGTCGTACCGGGACCAATTAGAGTTGAATCCTGATGTAAGCAAAGCAAtcaacaataatattatggCTGTACATATTCCCAATAATCTTAGAAGGGTTGCTACAAATTATTACAAAGAGATTCAGGAACCAAATTCATTACATCGTCCCTGTAGAACCAAAATGGAAGTGGATGCACATATAGCgtccatttttttacaaaattatGGTTCTATTTTCCAAAGTCTGAaagaattacaaaaaagGGTAGGTCCTGATAATTTTAAACCTCAAAGAATCCTTGATGTTGGATATGGCCCAGCGACTGGTATAGTTGCCTTGAATGATATTTTAGGCCCAAATTATAGACCTGATCTAAAAGATGCCGTTATTTTAGGGAATGCGGAGATGCAAGAAAGAGCCAAAATCATTTTGAGCAGACAACTTAACGAGGTGGTCGATACtgtagaagaaaatgtGTCTACAGAGAAAGAGCAGGAAACAGATAGACGGAACAAAAACTTTCAAGAGGATGAACATATTGGAGAAGTGATGACaaaaaagataaacatTATGACTAACTTGCGGTCTTCTATTCCCGCATCTAAGGAATATGACCTCATAATATTAACgcatcaacttcttcatGACGGGAATCAATTTCCAATTCAGGtggatgaaaatattgagcACTACTTAAATATTCTAGCGCCTGGAGGCCacattgttattattgaaCGAGGCAACCCAATGGGATTCGAGATTATAGCCAGGGCAAGGCAAATTACGCTTAGACCTGAAAACTTTCCAGATGAATTCGGAAAAATACCAAGACCTTGGTCTAGGGGAGTAACAGTCAGAGGCAAAAAAGATGCTGAATTAGGAAACATTTCCAGTAATTATTTTCTGAAGGTGATTGCACCTTGTCCACATCAAAGGAAATGTCCCTTACAGGTTGGAAATCCTAACTTTTATACTCATAAAGAGGGTAAAGACTTAAAGTTCTgcaattttcaaaaaagcaTCAAGCGTCCCAAATTCAGTATAGAGTTAAAGAAGGGTAAACTTCTCGCTACTTCATGGGATGGTTCTCAAGGAAATGCGTCGAGGCTAAAAGGAACgggaagaagaaatggtCGTGActatgaaattttaaacTACTCCTATTTAATATTCGAGAGATCACATAAGGACGAAAATACgttgaaagaaattaagAAATTACGGAATGAAAATGTGAACGGCAAATATGACATTGGATCACTGGGTGATGACACGCAAAATTCCTGGCCTAGAATTATCAATGATCCTGTCAAACGTAAAGGTCATGTTATGATGGATTTATGTGCGCCATCAGGagaacttgaaaaatggaCGGTTTCGCGGTCGTTTTCTAAACAAATATACCACGATGCCAGAAAGAGTAAGAAAGGTGATTTATGGGCCTCAGCGGCCAAAACACAGATTAAAGGGCTGGGAGACTTGAATGTTAAGAAGTTCCACAAGCTAGAAAAGGAGAGAATCAAGcagttgaaaaaggaagaacgTCAAAAAGCTAGAAAGGCTATGGAATCTTATAATGAATTGGAGGACTCTCTTCAATTTGATGATCATCAGTTCTCAAACTTTGAggtaatgaagaaattgtcCACTTTTCACGGCAACGATTTTTTACAACATGTAAATAGAAAATAG
- the RPS27A gene encoding 40S ribosomal protein eS27 RPS27A (Protein component of the small (40S) ribosomal subunit; homologous to mammalian ribosomal protein S27, no bacterial homolog; RPS27A has a paralog, RPS27B, that arose from the whole genome duplication; protein abundance increases in response to DNA replication stress): protein MVLVQDLLHPTAASEARKHKLKTLVQGPRSYFLDVKCPGCLNITTVFSHAQTAVTCESCSTILCTPTGGKAKLSEGTSFRRK from the exons ATG GTTTTAGTTCAAGATTTATTGCACCCAACTGCAGCTTCTGAAGCAAGAAAGCACAAATTAAAGACATTAGTCCAAGGTCCAAGATCGTACTTCCTAGACGTTAAGTGCCCAGGTTGTTTGAACATCACTACAGTTTTCTCACACGCCCAAACTGCAGTTACCTGCGAATCCTGCTCAACAATTTTGTGCACCCCAACTGGTGGTAAGGCAAAGCTTTCTGAGGGTACATCTTTCAGAAGAAAGTAA
- the RCN1 gene encoding Rcn1p (Noncompetitive calcineurin inhibitor involved in calcium-mediated signaling; homolog of human DSCR1, a regulator of calcineurin (RCAN) located in the Down Syndrome candidate region on chromosome 21), whose translation MGNIITDTIIITSDKCDIVDNDNVERIQVWLSKNILRKFQINENEPLQLIILKRFKRILLICPSHDISQHVMDASRALEMENFNFSYSLQDGQRNLTKQYLKVPESEKMFLISPPASPPPEFDFSKCEDAPQRHIQSHIQQDQQQRLEASQLLPNNPDKNNNGTFTLLKSKVGAITIDRCPTNDGNGQMQLADHVKTAFPPKSIFDTDDDD comes from the coding sequence ATGGGTAATATTATAACGGATACGATAATTATAACCTCGGATAAGTGCGACATTgttgataatgataatgtTGAAAGAATCCAGGTTTGGCTATCCAAGAATATCTTAAGGAAGTTTcaaatcaatgaaaatgaacCACTACAGTTgattattttgaaaaggttTAAAAGAATACTGTTGATCTGCCCCAGTCATGATATATCTCAGCATGTTATGGATGCGTCTCGTGCTttagaaatggaaaattttaacTTCAGCTACTCCTTGCAAGACGGACAAAGGAATTTAACTAAACAATACTTGAAGGTACCAGAGAGTGAAAAAATGTTCCTGATATCGCCCCCAGCATCACCACCTCCCGAATTCGATTTCAGCAAATGTGAGGATGCGCCACAAAGGCATATACAAAGTCATATACAACAGGACCAGCAGCAGCGGTTGGAAGCTAGCCAACTATTGCCTAATAATCCAGACAAAAATAACAATGGTACTTTCACGTTATTGAAATCAAAGGTGGGCGCAATTACCATTGATAGATGTCCCACGAACGATGGAAATGGACAGATGCAATTAGCGGACCACGTTAAAACCGCTTTCCCACCAAAATCTATATTCGATActgatgacgatgattAA
- the APE2 gene encoding metallo-aminopeptidase (Aminopeptidase yscII; may have role in obtaining leucine from dipeptide substrates; targeted to vacuole via Vps10p-dependent endosomal vacuolar protein sorting pathway; APE2 has a paralog, AAP1, that arose from the whole genome duplication), with the protein MPIVRWLLLKSAVRGSSLIGKAHPCLRSIAAHPRYLSNVYSPPAGVSRSLRINVMWKQSKLTPPRFVKIMNRRPLFTETSHACAKCQKTSQLLNKTPNREILPDNVVPLHYDLTVEPDFKTFKFEGSVKIELKINNPAIDTVTLNTVDTDIHSAKIGDVTSSEIISEEEQQVTTFAFPKGTMSSFKGNAFLDIKFTGILNDNMAGFYRAKYEDKLTGETKYMATTQMEPTDARRAFPCFDEPNLKASFAITLVSDPSLTHLSNMDVKNEYVKDGKKVTLFNTTPKMSTYLVAFIVAELKYVESKNFRIPVRVYATPGNEKHGQFAADLTAKTLAFFEKTFGIQYPLPKMDNVAVHEFSAGAMENWGLVTYRVVDLLLDKDNSTLDRIQRVAEVVQHELAHQWFGNLVTMDWWEGLWLNEGFATWMSWYSCNEFQPEWKVWEQYVTDTLQHALSLDSLRSSHPIEVPVKKADEINQIFDAISYSKGASLLRMISKWLGEETFIKGVSQYLNKFKYGNAKTEDLWDALADASGKDVRSVMNIWTKKVGFPVISVSEDGNGKITFRQNRYLSTADVKPDEDKTIYPVFLALKTKNGVDSSVVLSERSKTIELEDPTFFKVNSEQSGIYITSYTDERWAKLGQQADLLSVEDRVGLVADVKTLSASGYTSTTNFLNLVSKWNNEKSFVVWDQIINSISSMKSTWLFEPKETQDALDNFTKQLISGMTHHLGWEFKSSDSFSTQRLKVTMFGAACAARDADVEKAALKMFTDYCSGNKEAIPALIKPIVFNTVARVGGAENYEKVYKIYLDPISNDEKLAALRSLGRFKEPKLLERTLGYLFDGTVLNQDIYIPMQGMRAHQEGVEALWNWVKKNWDELVKRLPPGLSMLGSVVTLGTSGFTSMQKIDEIKKFFATKSTKGFDQSLAQSLDTITSKAQWVNRDRDVVNKYLKENGYY; encoded by the exons ATGCCAATTGTTCGGTGGctattattgaaaagcGCAGTTAGAGGTTCTTCTCTAATAGGCAAAGCTCACCCTTGTTTAAGGTCTATTGCTGCACACCCTAGGTATTTATCTAATGTGTACTCACCACCAGCAGGCGTCAGTAGATCACTGCGCATCAATGTAATGTGGAAGCAGAGTAAATTAACTCCCCCAAGATTTGTGAAGATCATGAATAGACGCCCTCTGTTCACAGAAACTAGTCACGCCTGTGCGAAGTGCCAAAAAACGTCACAATTACTAAA TAAAACCCCAAATCGTGAAATTCTTCCTGATAATGTCGTTCCTTTACACTACGATTTAACCGTGGAACCTGATttcaaaacattcaaatttGAAGGCTCAGTCAAAATTGAGCTAAAAATTAATAATCCTGCAATTGATACGGTAACATTGAACACCGTCGATACCGACATCCATTCTGCAAAAATCGGTGATGTCACATCTTCCGAGATTATCTCTGAAGAGGAGCAACAAGTCACCACATTTGCGTTTCCTAAAGGGACCATGTCTTCTTTCAAGGGTAATGCATTTTTGGATATAAAATTTACTGGTATTTTAAATGATAATATGGCTGGCTTTTACAGAGCCAAATATGAGGACAAGTTAACAGGTGAGACAAAATACATGGCTACTACTCAGATGGAACCTACTGATGCTAGAAGGGCCTTCCCATGTTTTGATGAGCCTAACTTGAAAGCCTCTTTTGCTATTACTTTAGTTTCAGACCCATCTTTGACACACCTATCCAATATGGACGTCAAGAACGAATACGTAAAGGATGGAAAAAAGGTCACTTTGTTCAATACGACCCCTAAAATGTCAACTTACCTTGTTGCTTTTATTGTTGCTGAATTGAAGTACGTTGAATCCAAGAACTTTCGTATTCCTGTCAGAGTTTACGCCACCCCAGGTAACGAAAAACATGGTCAGTTTGCCGCGGATTTGACTGCCAAGACTTTggcattttttgaaaaaacttttggCATCCAATATCCTCTACCTAAAATGGACAATGTTGCTGTTCACGAATTTTCTGCAGGAGCTATGGAAAATTGGGGGTTAGTCACTTATAGAGTGGTTGATCTACTACTAGACAAAGATAACTCTACATTAGATCGTATTCAAAGAGTGGCTGAGGTAGTTCAACATGAATTAGCTCACCAATGGTTTGGTAACTTAGTTACTATGGACTGGTGGGAAGGCTTATGGCTAAATGAAGGTTTTGCTACTTGGATGTCATGGTATTCATGTAATGAGTTTCAACCAGAATGGAAAGTTTGGGAACAGTATGTTACTGATACCTTACAACATGCATTAAGCCTTGACTCTTTAAGGTCCTCTCATCCGATCGAAGTACCTGTAAAAAAAGCTGACGAAATTAACCAAATCTTTGATGCCATCTCTTACTCAAAGGGTGCTTCTTTATTAAGGATGATTTCGAAATGGTTAGGTGAAGAAACTTTTATTAAAGGTGTATCCCAATACCTGAATAAATTTAAATACGGTAATGCGAAGACTGAAGACCTATGGGATGCTTTAGCGGACGCCTCCGGTAAAGACGTTCGTTCTGTGATGAACATCTGGACTAAAAAAGTTGGTTTCCCAGTCATTTCAGTTAGCGAAGATGGTAACGGTAAAATAACATTTCGCCAAAACCGTTACTTAAGCACAGCTGATGTCAAGCCCGACGAGGACAAAACCATCTATCCTGTATTTTTGGCTTTGAAGACTAAAAATGGAGTTGACAGTTCCGTTGTATTGAGTGAAAGAAGCAAAACTATTGAATTAGAAGATCCtacctttttcaaagttaACAGCGAACAATCCGGAATTTATATAACATCCTACACCGATGAAAGATGGGCAAAACTGGGTCAACAAGCTGACTTATTGTCTGTTGAGGACCGTGTCGGTCTGGTTGCTGATGTCAAGACACTATCTGCTTCTGGCTACACTTCAACTactaattttttgaacttaGTCTCCAAATGGAATAATGAAAAGTCATTTGTCGTCTGGGACCAAATAATCAACAGCATATCTTCAATGAAATCTACTTGGTTATTCGAACCAAAGGAAACCCAGGATGCGCTTGATAACTTCACGAAGCAACTAATAAGCGGTATGACACACCACTTGGGTTGGGAATTCAAATCTTCTGATTCGTTCTCCACTCAACGTTTGAAAGTGACCATGTTTGGTGCTGCTTGTGCCGCAAGGGACGCAGACGTTGAAAAAGCTGCTCTAAAAATGTTTACTGATTATTGCAGCGGTAATAAGGAAGCCATCCCAGCATTGATTAAACCAATTGTATTTAACACTGTGGCAAGAGTTGGTGGTGCAGAAAACTATGAAAAAGTTTACAAAATCTACTTAGATCCAATCTCTAacgatgaaaaattagccGCATTAAGATCTTTAGGCAGATTTAAAGAACCTAAATTATTAGAAAGAACCTTAGGATATTTGTTTGATGGCACTGTCTTAAACCAAGACATTTATATTCCAATGCAAGGAATGAGAGCTCATCAAGAAGGTGTAGAGGCTTTGTGGAATTGGGTTAAAAAGAACTGGGACGAACTCGTAAAGAGACTACCTCCTGGTCTTTCAATGCTAGGCTCCGTCGTCACATTAGGTACCTCTGGCTTTACATCAATGCAAAAAATAGATGAGATTAAGAAATTCTTTGCCACTAAATCCACGAAAGGTTTCGATCAAAGTTTGGCTCAATCACTGGACACTATTACTTCGAAAGCGCAGTGGGTTAACAGAGACCGTGATGTCGTCAACAAGTATTTGAAGGAAAATGGTTACtattaa
- the GPM1 gene encoding phosphoglycerate mutase GPM1 (Tetrameric phosphoglycerate mutase; mediates the conversion of 3-phosphoglycerate to 2-phosphoglycerate during glycolysis and the reverse reaction during gluconeogenesis), with the protein MPKLVLVRHGQSEWNEKNLFTGWVDVKLSAKGQQEAARAGELLKEKKVYPDVLYTSKLSRAIQTANIALEKADRLWIPVNRSWRLNERHYGDLQGKDKAETLKKFGEEKFNTYRRSFDVPPPPIDASSPFSQKGDERYKYVDPNVLPETESLALVIDRLLPYWQDVIAKDLLSGKTVMIAAHGNSLRGLVKHLEGISDADIAKLNIPTGIPLVFELDENLKPSKPSYYLDPEAAAAGAAAVANQGKK; encoded by the coding sequence ATGCCAAAGTTAGTTTTAGTTAGACACGGTCAATCCGAATGGAACGAAAAGAACTTATTCACCGGTTGGGTTGATGTTAAATTGTCTGCCAAGGGTCAACAAGAAGCCGCTAGAGCCGGTGAATTgttgaaggaaaagaaggtCTACCCAGACGTCTTGTACACTTCCAAGTTGTCCAGAGCTATCCAAACTGCTAACATTGCTTTGGAAAAGGCTGACAGATTATGGATTCCAGTCAACAGATCCTGGAGATTGAACGAAAGACATTACGGTGACTTACAAGGTAAGGACAAGGCTgaaactttgaagaagttcggtgaagaaaaattcaacaCCTACAGAAGATCCTTCGATGTTCCACCTCCCCCAATCGACGCTTCTTCTCCATTCTCTCAAAAGGGTGATGAAAGATACAAGTACGTTGACCCAAATGTCTTGCCAGAAACTGAATCTTTGGCTTTGGTCATTGACAGATTGTTGCCATACTGGCAAGATGTCATTGCCAAGGACTTGTTGAGTGGTAAGACCGTCATGATCGCCGCTCACGGTAACTCCTTGAGAGGTTTGGTTAAGCACTTGGAAGGTATCTCTGATGCTGACATTGCTAAGTTGAACATCCCAACTGGTATTCCATTGGTCTTCGAATTGGACGAAAACTTGAAGCCATCTAAGCCATCTTACTACTTGGACCCAGAAGCTGCCGCTGCTGGTGCCGCTGCTGTTGCCAACCAAGGTAAGAAATAA
- the SRP102 gene encoding Signal recognition particle receptor subunit beta (Signal recognition particle (SRP) receptor beta subunit; involved in SRP-dependent protein targeting; anchors the alpha subunit, Srp101p to the ER membrane), which yields MLSNTLIIACLLVIGTTIALIAVQKASSKTGIKQKSYQPSIIIAGPQNSGKTSLLTLLTTDSVRPTVVSQEPLSAADYDGSGVTLVDFPGHVKLRYKLSDYLKTRAKFVKGLIFMVDSTVDPKKLTTTAEFLVDILSITESSCENGIDILIACNKSELFTARPPSKIKDALESEIQKVIERRKKSLNEVERKINEEDYAENTLDVLQSTDGFKFANLEASVVAFEGSINKRKISQWREWIDEKL from the coding sequence ATGCTTAGTAATACACTTATTATTGCCTGTTTATTGGTGATAGGGACAACCATAGCGCTAATAGCAGTGCAAAAGGCATCCTCCAAGACAGGGATCAAGCAAAAAAGTTATCAACCATCTATTATCATTGCAGGTCCTCAAAATTCTGGAAAAACGAGCTTGCTTACGCTGCTAACCACAGATTCAGTAAGACCAACTGTTGTTTCTCAAGAACCGTTATCAGCAGCGGATTACGATGGTTCCGGCGTCACGTTAGTGGACTTCCCAGGCCATGTCAAGTTGCGTTATAAACTCTCAgattatttgaaaacaagAGCCAAATTTGTTAAAGGGTTGATATTTATGGTAGACTCAACAGTTGATCCTAAGAAattaacaacaacagctGAGTTCTTGGTAGACATATTATCAATTACTGAATCTAGTTGCGAAAATGGTATTGATATCTTAATTGCATGCAATAAAAGCGAATTGTTCACTGCAAGACCACCATCAAAGATCAAGGATGCTTTAGAAAGCGAAATTCAAAAGGTTATtgaaagaaggaaaaaatcgTTGAACGAGgttgaaagaaaaattaacgAAGAAGATTATGCAGAGAATACACTAGACGTTTTACAGTCTACCGACGGGTTcaaatttgcaaatttgGAAGCATCTGTAGTTGCTTTTGAGGGCAGtattaataaaagaaaaatttcccAATGGCGCGAATGGATAGATGAAAAACTGtaa